From a region of the Pseudanabaena sp. ABRG5-3 genome:
- a CDS encoding serine/threonine-protein kinase, producing MLGKTLTGRYKIVKQLGGGGFSQTFIAEDGYLPDRPSCVIKQLKPASSQTEVLEISRELFDKEAKVLYRLGKHECIPSLLAHFEEDEEFFLAQELIEGDVLTQEIKRGICLGEKYTIEFLTDILTTLNFVHRQQVIHRDIKPSNLIRRASDRKIVLIDFGAVKEVSTQPISQFGNTSSLVIGSPGYMPNEQYSGKTMFASDIYAIGIIAIQALTGLQPNQIPEDPLTSEFRWREYAKVTPTLADIIDKMVRFDFRQRYQSANEVLEALQPLLSQSLAQTIFSVITPSLPEELSLTSDNSSNLQSIAKTPTELLIEDISDDLEMSEDPVRAKKLVCLVCTGILENDSHRLDNFTFGELLQDLYQQYPTIESLKENLVKSVKTIAAPKQRQYLIIAKMVFQMVSRLYEKAAIATPISSSQISAHPPSVSTPTSYQVSNLVINAGSAQILAPLDTSQQNPNKVEKEVFDDNNSDLPSYEELMGFTEDELSLLAPYPYGAADIADIYTLVAHDIDTDAQQMRLKKLLLYTYQDVWESDPRQLNSVDWAALLKELVSFMPTFPQLRALIQESVQRVSKPAEYAVIGNMLLTKLEQLYPDSASNISNNSSNYVEAIAPSVYPSNGANADLDNQHHQIKNKIPFDPQIANDLFDLRLELMRFTNAMRTKILLFSTLYYPFNPDHDSWQDLRAHELDGLLRQLFYAYPTFDRVEHGIWQTARSLSEAIAYEQSANYILQVIKNLYDQLEAKSMQHPAEGGLLSSQDNNDDFTQPSAIFRSDDDTCQFA from the coding sequence ATGCTCGGCAAAACCCTGACTGGGCGCTATAAGATCGTCAAACAACTTGGTGGCGGCGGCTTTAGCCAAACATTTATTGCTGAAGATGGATACTTGCCTGATCGACCTTCCTGTGTGATCAAGCAACTTAAGCCTGCTTCATCTCAAACAGAGGTATTAGAAATTTCGCGAGAACTGTTTGATAAAGAGGCTAAGGTACTTTATCGTTTGGGTAAGCATGAATGTATTCCCAGTTTATTGGCACACTTTGAGGAGGATGAAGAGTTCTTTCTGGCTCAGGAATTAATTGAAGGCGATGTCTTGACGCAAGAGATTAAACGGGGTATTTGCTTAGGAGAAAAGTACACAATTGAGTTTTTGACCGATATTTTAACAACCCTTAATTTTGTACATCGTCAGCAGGTCATTCACCGAGATATTAAGCCGAGTAATTTAATTCGTCGGGCTAGCGATCGCAAAATTGTTTTAATTGACTTTGGGGCAGTTAAAGAAGTTAGTACTCAACCGATTAGTCAATTTGGGAATACTTCTAGCCTTGTGATTGGCTCCCCAGGGTATATGCCCAATGAGCAATATAGCGGCAAAACTATGTTTGCCAGTGATATCTATGCGATCGGTATAATCGCGATTCAAGCATTGACGGGCTTACAACCAAATCAAATCCCTGAAGATCCACTCACCAGCGAGTTTCGCTGGCGGGAGTATGCAAAAGTAACACCCACATTGGCAGACATTATCGATAAAATGGTGCGCTTTGATTTTCGGCAGCGTTACCAATCAGCAAATGAAGTATTAGAAGCTCTACAACCTCTACTCTCCCAGTCCCTTGCCCAAACGATTTTTAGTGTTATTACACCATCTCTACCAGAAGAGTTGTCATTAACTTCTGATAATAGTTCTAATCTCCAAAGCATTGCTAAGACTCCAACGGAACTTCTAATTGAGGATATTTCCGATGATCTTGAGATGAGTGAAGATCCTGTTAGAGCCAAGAAGTTGGTATGCTTAGTCTGTACTGGCATTCTGGAAAATGATTCGCACCGTTTGGATAACTTTACCTTTGGGGAATTGCTGCAAGATTTATATCAGCAATATCCGACAATAGAATCCTTAAAAGAGAACTTAGTCAAATCAGTAAAAACGATCGCAGCTCCGAAACAGCGTCAATATTTGATTATTGCCAAAATGGTTTTTCAGATGGTTTCTAGGCTCTATGAGAAAGCTGCGATCGCTACGCCTATTAGTTCTTCTCAAATATCCGCTCATCCACCATCAGTTAGTACACCAACATCATATCAAGTTAGTAATCTAGTAATTAATGCTGGCTCAGCGCAAATCCTTGCCCCGCTTGACACTTCGCAACAGAATCCCAACAAGGTAGAAAAGGAAGTCTTTGATGATAACAATTCAGATCTTCCCTCCTATGAGGAATTAATGGGCTTTACTGAAGATGAACTATCACTCCTTGCTCCCTATCCTTACGGAGCTGCGGATATTGCTGATATCTATACTTTGGTAGCCCATGATATTGATACGGATGCTCAACAGATGCGGCTCAAAAAACTTTTGTTATATACCTATCAAGATGTTTGGGAAAGTGATCCCCGTCAGTTAAATAGTGTAGATTGGGCAGCACTCCTTAAGGAATTAGTTTCCTTTATGCCCACTTTCCCTCAATTGCGGGCTTTAATTCAAGAGTCAGTGCAAAGGGTTTCTAAGCCTGCGGAATATGCCGTGATTGGTAATATGCTGCTCACAAAATTAGAACAACTTTATCCTGATAGCGCCTCTAATATCTCTAACAACTCTAGTAACTATGTCGAAGCGATCGCACCGTCTGTCTATCCCAGTAATGGAGCTAATGCTGATCTAGATAATCAGCATCATCAGATAAAAAATAAAATTCCCTTTGATCCTCAAATTGCCAATGATCTTTTTGATTTGCGCTTAGAATTGATGCGGTTTACTAATGCGATGCGAACCAAAATTTTATTGTTCTCTACGCTTTACTATCCTTTTAATCCTGACCACGATAGCTGGCAAGATTTACGCGCCCATGAACTAGATGGACTACTTCGACAACTATTCTATGCTTATCCCACCTTTGACAGGGTAGAGCATGGAATTTGGCAAACTGCGCGATCGCTGAGTGAAGCGATCGCCTATGAACAGTCGGCTAATTATATTCTCCAAGTGATTAAGAATCTCTACGATCAACTAGAAGCGAAATCAATGCAGCATCCTGCGGAGGGTGGTTTACTATCATCTCAAGATAATAATGATGATTTTACCCAGCCAAGTGCAATCTTTCGTAGCGATGATGATACTTGCCAGTTTGCCTAG
- a CDS encoding DUF1796 family putative cysteine peptidase — translation MPIMTVEVLLGIITTSLSREDISMYRFQAKAPTQDGEMIGIVGSIPQLGLWDVNKYLSLNTSSDRYPIWSVDVAIDPLGLPNPLDRIEYKYVRIAANGKVQWESERGENRWVPIEQEYINSTSSTVIIDDGAFSYIHAFPYGYLENAIATTPKLLNPASGIKVLVLGSSVAMGCSAWMLRGWASQLGEALQEKYGHQLINRSQLGATVSNTIDRFASVVVPEQPDIVIIALSLGNEGLAYCRPHDRRAVQRRFESGLQQLVKMTQDLGAIPIIGGLYPNGDYNPEHNWLLRDTHQRMLNWEVPILNWLDAIDNGYGGWKHNISLDVAHPNTAGHRLMFESINLDLFKITRERRLQAQKSLLQSQKTEEISIYEDKYGFKVFACPEAQTLRIINKSEHSYNITPTWNELQAALKRKAELISGTYISKNDELGTLPLLTVGVNGSIENTVAIPVGVDLQYCSALKFFAPQNSEILYYDGYLGILKEGDRTIRIINESNEAYNIHPMWKEIRTALAAMPAAVYHDPVHPDMPFRTMIIGDRGLESRVKAPAKSTMLLKYKCQLSELHRIAILPLGDRCAARMLLYKMEYDGPAFPFDLARSTNLGDVTDLVVNDFQDMWNPVYLHYNPTDRRVYHSKWSGLSFGHEVEDSDDPVNNMQPIYERMRVRYSARAKRFLYTLKHSDEILFIRTGVTNRDYVLDLIDKLKIKCEGKPFRVLLISKQTSDEFTDIPYLLHYDLHFSPDWMYDSLDYWMECTQKMKEILESLGISSQNLFWCPPNPD, via the coding sequence ATGCCTATCATGACTGTGGAAGTTCTATTAGGCATAATTACTACCTCCTTATCCAGAGAAGACATCTCTATGTATCGATTTCAGGCAAAGGCTCCCACCCAAGATGGGGAAATGATTGGTATAGTTGGTTCAATTCCTCAATTAGGATTGTGGGATGTCAATAAATATCTATCTCTAAACACATCTAGCGATCGCTATCCTATTTGGTCTGTAGACGTTGCAATTGACCCTTTAGGCTTGCCGAATCCACTAGATCGGATTGAGTATAAGTATGTGCGGATTGCTGCCAATGGAAAAGTGCAATGGGAATCTGAACGTGGTGAAAATCGATGGGTTCCTATTGAACAAGAATATATTAATTCGACAAGTTCTACAGTTATTATTGATGATGGTGCATTTAGTTATATTCATGCTTTCCCCTACGGTTATCTAGAAAATGCGATCGCCACAACTCCTAAACTTCTAAATCCAGCGAGTGGGATTAAAGTCTTAGTTCTTGGTAGTTCGGTAGCGATGGGATGTAGTGCTTGGATGCTTAGGGGCTGGGCAAGTCAGCTAGGCGAAGCATTACAAGAAAAATATGGGCATCAACTTATCAATCGCTCACAATTGGGGGCAACTGTTAGTAACACCATCGATCGCTTTGCTTCTGTGGTTGTCCCAGAACAACCAGATATTGTGATTATCGCGCTTTCCCTCGGCAATGAAGGGCTAGCCTATTGCCGTCCCCATGATCGTCGTGCAGTTCAACGACGCTTTGAGAGTGGGCTACAGCAATTGGTGAAAATGACTCAAGATTTGGGGGCAATTCCTATTATTGGTGGTCTATATCCTAATGGTGATTACAATCCAGAGCATAACTGGCTTTTGCGTGATACCCACCAACGGATGTTAAATTGGGAAGTTCCCATTCTCAATTGGTTAGATGCGATCGATAATGGCTATGGTGGATGGAAGCATAACATATCTCTAGATGTGGCTCATCCCAATACCGCAGGGCATCGCCTGATGTTTGAATCCATCAATCTCGATCTATTCAAAATAACTCGTGAGCGTCGTTTACAGGCACAGAAATCCTTATTGCAGAGTCAAAAAACAGAAGAGATTTCTATTTACGAAGATAAGTATGGGTTTAAAGTATTTGCCTGTCCTGAAGCACAAACTTTACGAATTATCAATAAATCTGAGCATTCCTACAATATCACTCCTACTTGGAATGAGTTGCAAGCAGCTTTAAAACGTAAAGCAGAACTGATTTCGGGAACCTATATTTCCAAAAATGATGAGTTGGGAACCTTGCCATTATTGACAGTTGGGGTAAATGGTTCAATTGAGAATACAGTAGCAATTCCTGTTGGCGTAGATTTGCAATACTGCTCCGCCCTGAAATTCTTTGCCCCTCAAAATTCCGAGATTCTTTACTATGATGGATATTTAGGGATTCTTAAAGAAGGCGATCGCACAATTCGGATTATCAACGAATCTAATGAAGCCTATAATATCCATCCCATGTGGAAAGAAATTCGCACGGCTCTAGCAGCTATGCCTGCGGCGGTATATCACGATCCTGTCCATCCTGACATGCCTTTTCGGACAATGATTATTGGCGATCGTGGTTTGGAAAGTCGGGTCAAAGCCCCTGCCAAATCAACGATGCTACTCAAATACAAGTGCCAATTGTCAGAGCTACATCGAATTGCAATTTTGCCCCTAGGTGATCGTTGTGCGGCGAGAATGCTGCTGTATAAAATGGAGTATGATGGACCTGCGTTTCCTTTTGACTTAGCGCGTTCTACAAATCTTGGTGATGTTACTGATCTAGTAGTCAATGACTTTCAGGATATGTGGAATCCTGTCTACCTACATTACAATCCTACTGATCGTCGTGTTTATCATTCCAAATGGTCAGGACTATCTTTTGGTCATGAAGTTGAAGATTCCGACGATCCAGTTAACAACATGCAGCCTATCTATGAAAGGATGCGAGTCCGCTATTCGGCCCGTGCCAAGAGGTTTTTATATACGCTCAAACATAGTGATGAAATTCTATTCATTCGCACTGGTGTCACTAATCGTGACTATGTTCTAGATTTAATTGATAAACTCAAAATTAAATGTGAAGGGAAGCCTTTCCGAGTATTACTCATTTCCAAGCAAACATCCGATGAGTTTACGGATATTCCATACTTACTCCATTATGATTTACACTTTAGCCCTGACTGGATGTATGACAGTCTCGACTATTGGATGGAATGTACCCAAAAGATGAAAGAAATTTTGGAGTCTCTAGGTATATCCAGTCAAAATCTCTTTTGGTGTCCTCCTAATCCAGATTAA
- the atpD gene encoding F0F1 ATP synthase subunit beta, which produces MVTTAEKVSVGRITKIIGPVVDAEFPSGKIPEIYNAVVVKGKNSAGQDINVTCEVQQLLGDNQVRAVAMSTTDGIVRGMDVTDTGAPISVPVGPNTLGRIFNVLGEPIDELGPVTTEEKFPIHRPSPAFTSLETKPSTFETGIKVIDLLAPYRRGGKIGLFGGAGVGKTVLIQELINNIAKKHSGVSVFGGVGERTREGNDLYNEMKESGVLQYLALVYGQMNEPPGARMRVGLTALTMAEYFRDVSKQDVLLFIDNIFRFTQAGSEVSALLGRMPSAVGYQPTLATDMGALQERITSTTEGSITSVQAVYVPADDLTDPAPATTFAHLDATTVLSRGLASKGIYPAVDPLDSSSTMLQPGIVSDEHYRVARGVQAILQRYKELQDIIAILGLDELSEEDKLAVARARKIERFLSQPFFVAEVFTGSPGKYVTLEESISGFDRILKGELDDLPEQAFYLVGNIEEAIAKAEKLKAGN; this is translated from the coding sequence ATGGTAACAACCGCAGAGAAAGTATCAGTCGGGCGCATCACCAAGATCATCGGTCCTGTGGTCGATGCCGAATTCCCCAGTGGCAAAATCCCCGAAATTTATAACGCCGTCGTCGTCAAAGGCAAAAACTCCGCAGGACAAGACATCAACGTCACCTGTGAAGTACAACAATTATTAGGCGATAACCAAGTACGTGCAGTTGCAATGAGTACCACTGACGGCATCGTTAGAGGTATGGATGTAACCGATACAGGCGCACCGATTAGTGTTCCTGTTGGTCCTAACACCCTTGGTCGTATCTTCAATGTATTAGGCGAACCTATTGATGAATTAGGTCCTGTTACCACCGAAGAAAAATTCCCAATTCACCGTCCATCTCCTGCATTTACATCTCTCGAAACCAAACCTAGCACCTTTGAAACGGGCATTAAGGTAATTGACCTTCTTGCACCCTATCGTCGTGGTGGCAAAATTGGGCTATTCGGTGGTGCTGGTGTAGGCAAAACCGTATTAATCCAAGAATTAATTAACAACATCGCGAAAAAGCACTCTGGTGTGTCGGTGTTTGGTGGTGTAGGCGAACGTACCCGCGAAGGTAATGACCTCTACAACGAAATGAAAGAATCGGGTGTACTTCAGTACCTCGCTCTCGTTTACGGTCAAATGAACGAGCCACCCGGAGCACGTATGCGTGTAGGCTTAACCGCTTTGACCATGGCGGAATATTTCCGTGATGTGTCCAAGCAAGACGTATTGTTGTTCATCGACAATATTTTCCGCTTTACTCAAGCTGGTTCGGAAGTATCGGCACTACTTGGTCGTATGCCTTCGGCTGTAGGTTATCAACCTACTCTTGCCACCGACATGGGTGCTTTACAAGAGCGCATTACCTCAACCACCGAAGGTTCCATCACCTCTGTACAAGCGGTGTATGTACCTGCGGATGACTTGACTGACCCCGCTCCTGCAACCACCTTTGCTCACTTGGATGCAACCACCGTATTGTCTCGTGGCTTGGCTTCTAAGGGTATTTATCCTGCGGTTGACCCCCTTGATTCTTCCTCGACCATGTTGCAGCCAGGGATTGTTAGCGATGAGCATTACCGTGTAGCTCGTGGCGTACAAGCAATTCTTCAGCGCTACAAAGAACTTCAAGATATCATCGCCATCTTGGGTCTAGATGAACTTTCTGAAGAAGACAAGTTGGCTGTAGCCCGTGCTCGTAAGATTGAGCGCTTCTTGTCTCAGCCCTTCTTCGTTGCTGAAGTATTTACTGGATCTCCTGGTAAGTATGTCACCCTCGAAGAAAGCATCAGTGGTTTCGATCGCATCCTTAAGGGTGAACTCGATGATCTCCCTGAGCAAGCTTTCTACCTCGTTGGCAACATCGAAGAAGCGATCGCTAAGGCTGAAAAGCTCAAGGCTGGTAATTAG
- a CDS encoding 2-isopropylmalate synthase, giving the protein MSTSVTPSESNVAQDRIIFFDTTLRDGEQSPGATLNVEQKLLIAQQLARLGVDIIEAGFPFASKGDFYAVQEIAKLVGTENGPTICGLARATKGDIDAAAEAVKPAAKGRIHTFLATSDIHLEYKLRKTRAEVLAIVPEMVAYAKSKVADVEFSPEDAGRSDPEFLYQVLEAAIAAGASTVNIPDTVGYLTPSEFGALIKGIKDNVRNIDQAIISVHGHNDLGLAVANFLEAAKNGARQMECTINGIGERAGNAALEELVMALHVRRAYFNAYLGRPAESTAPLCNIDTKQIYKTSRLVSNLTGMLVQPNKAIVGANAFAHESGIHQDGVLKNRLTYEIMDAQSIGLTDNLIVLGKLSGRNALSSRLKELGFELSEQELNAAFVRFKELADKKREISDRDLEAIVNDEIRHAPEAFKLEQVQVSCGDRAIPTATVTVVMPDGQEITDVSVGTGPVDAVYKAINRIVNVPNNLIEYSVQSVTAGIDALGEVTIRLKHPDVGTLSGHSANTDVIVASARAYLSALNKLYFALQTPTTKVIDRDNLKKEAAL; this is encoded by the coding sequence ATGTCTACATCAGTAACACCATCAGAGTCTAACGTTGCTCAAGATCGCATTATCTTTTTTGATACCACCCTACGCGACGGTGAACAGTCACCAGGCGCAACCCTTAACGTGGAGCAAAAACTGCTAATCGCTCAGCAACTGGCTCGACTTGGTGTAGACATCATCGAGGCTGGGTTTCCCTTTGCTAGTAAAGGCGATTTTTATGCAGTGCAAGAAATCGCAAAACTCGTTGGTACTGAGAATGGTCCAACGATTTGTGGATTAGCCCGTGCTACTAAAGGCGATATTGATGCGGCGGCTGAAGCGGTCAAACCTGCTGCAAAAGGAAGAATTCATACCTTTCTCGCAACTTCCGATATTCACTTGGAATACAAACTTCGGAAAACTCGCGCTGAAGTTTTAGCGATTGTGCCAGAGATGGTTGCCTATGCTAAATCAAAAGTTGCTGATGTTGAATTTTCTCCTGAAGATGCGGGACGTTCCGATCCTGAGTTCCTCTATCAAGTGCTAGAGGCGGCGATCGCTGCGGGTGCATCGACAGTGAATATTCCCGACACCGTGGGCTATTTAACTCCATCAGAATTTGGAGCCTTGATCAAGGGAATCAAAGATAATGTGCGCAATATTGATCAGGCGATAATTTCTGTTCATGGTCACAATGATCTCGGCTTGGCAGTGGCAAACTTCCTTGAAGCGGCTAAGAATGGCGCACGTCAAATGGAATGCACAATCAATGGTATTGGTGAACGCGCAGGCAATGCCGCTCTCGAAGAATTGGTAATGGCGCTACATGTCCGTCGTGCGTATTTCAATGCCTATCTTGGTCGTCCTGCGGAATCGACAGCACCTCTCTGCAACATTGACACTAAGCAGATTTACAAAACTTCGCGCCTTGTGTCTAACCTTACGGGAATGTTGGTACAGCCTAATAAGGCGATCGTTGGTGCAAATGCCTTTGCCCATGAGTCAGGAATCCATCAGGACGGCGTATTAAAAAATCGCCTCACTTACGAAATCATGGATGCTCAATCCATTGGTTTGACCGATAACTTGATCGTTCTTGGTAAGCTCTCTGGTCGCAATGCTTTGAGTTCCCGTCTTAAGGAGCTTGGTTTTGAGCTTTCTGAACAAGAACTTAATGCTGCCTTTGTGCGTTTTAAGGAGTTGGCTGATAAGAAGCGCGAAATTAGCGATCGCGACTTAGAAGCGATCGTCAATGATGAAATTCGTCATGCGCCTGAAGCCTTCAAGCTCGAACAGGTGCAGGTAAGCTGTGGCGATCGCGCCATCCCCACTGCAACGGTTACGGTTGTAATGCCCGATGGTCAAGAAATTACCGATGTCTCTGTGGGAACTGGCCCTGTAGATGCAGTTTATAAAGCAATCAATCGCATCGTCAATGTCCCCAATAATTTGATCGAGTACTCGGTGCAGTCTGTGACCGCAGGTATTGATGCCCTCGGCGAAGTTACCATTCGTCTAAAGCATCCTGATGTTGGTACGCTCTCTGGACATTCCGCCAATACCGATGTCATTGTTGCCTCGGCAAGAGCCTATCTCAGTGCTTTAAATAAACTCTACTTCGCGCTTCAGACACCTACTACGAAGGTAATTGATCGCGATAATCTTAAGAAAGAAGCAGCTTTGTAA
- a CDS encoding precorrin-8X methylmutase: protein MEWHITDAQSLAIIDQEIGEHSLSPSEYEIVRQVIYATADFEYKHLVRFSENALQAGASALATRTTVVVDVPTVQAAIFPKICDTFANPIYCGVDAITRPQKGKTQAAWGIETLAKRYPEAIFVIGESQPALATLVDLIEVEEVKPALVIGAPAGFIDTDVIKSRLHDSQIPHIRVDGRKGNAIAAAAIFNALVSLAWQAYGTK from the coding sequence ATGGAATGGCATATTACCGATGCACAAAGCTTAGCCATCATCGATCAAGAAATTGGTGAGCATTCCCTATCTCCATCCGAATATGAGATTGTGCGCCAAGTAATTTATGCAACCGCCGATTTTGAATATAAACACCTTGTCAGATTTTCTGAAAATGCTTTACAGGCTGGTGCATCGGCTTTAGCTACTCGTACCACAGTGGTCGTGGATGTCCCCACTGTACAAGCAGCTATCTTCCCTAAGATTTGTGACACGTTTGCCAATCCAATTTACTGTGGTGTGGATGCAATTACTCGTCCCCAAAAGGGCAAAACGCAGGCAGCTTGGGGTATCGAGACTTTAGCTAAGCGCTATCCTGAAGCCATATTTGTTATTGGGGAGTCCCAACCTGCTTTAGCGACTCTTGTGGATTTGATCGAAGTAGAAGAAGTAAAGCCTGCGTTGGTGATTGGTGCTCCTGCTGGTTTTATTGATACCGATGTGATTAAGTCTCGATTGCATGATTCGCAAATTCCCCATATTCGCGTGGACGGGCGTAAGGGCAATGCGATCGCTGCCGCCGCAATATTTAATGCTCTTGTGAGTTTGGCATGGCAAGCCTATGGAACCAAATAA
- a CDS encoding ABC transporter permease, with protein MNFSLNLSLSLGRVWAIATNVFRETVREQVLYLSLLYTLIVVSAMLMLPEFSYDSSAKMIVDTGIAAIEVVSLIVAILVGTNLINKEIDKRTIFILIAKPMHRAEFVLGKHLGLTAVVGALVSIMSIIFIILMAIKQIPIPTPAILTANFFIFWQIMLLGAIAIFFGTFTGSLIASLLTLAAYVIGNFSRDLLLLGEISKNPSLQAVTRTFYMILPDLSRANLKNEAVYNILPSLTDMFSNGIYILSYALLTLAIAILIFSRRQF; from the coding sequence ATGAACTTTAGTCTGAACTTAAGTCTAAGTTTAGGTCGCGTTTGGGCGATCGCCACTAATGTCTTTCGCGAAACAGTGCGTGAGCAAGTGCTTTATCTTTCTTTGTTATATACATTGATTGTGGTGTCAGCAATGCTGATGCTGCCCGAGTTTTCCTATGACTCTTCGGCAAAGATGATTGTGGATACGGGCATAGCTGCGATCGAGGTGGTGAGTTTAATTGTAGCGATATTGGTTGGTACGAATCTGATCAATAAAGAAATCGATAAGCGAACAATTTTTATTCTCATTGCTAAGCCAATGCACCGAGCTGAGTTTGTCCTTGGTAAGCATCTGGGCTTGACTGCTGTAGTTGGTGCGCTGGTATCAATTATGAGCATAATTTTTATTATCTTGATGGCAATCAAGCAAATTCCGATTCCCACTCCTGCGATTCTCACCGCCAACTTTTTTATATTTTGGCAAATCATGCTGCTAGGAGCGATCGCTATTTTCTTCGGCACATTTACAGGTTCACTAATTGCCTCTTTACTCACCCTTGCCGCCTATGTCATCGGCAATTTTAGTCGTGATCTACTGTTACTGGGTGAAATTTCTAAAAATCCTAGTTTGCAAGCAGTTACACGTACTTTTTATATGATTTTGCCTGATTTATCACGGGCTAATCTCAAGAATGAGGCAGTTTACAATATTCTGCCTAGTCTGACCGATATGTTTAGTAATGGGATCTATATATTGAGTTATGCGCTATTAACTTTAGCGATCGCCATTCTTATCTTTTCACGCCGCCAGTTCTAA
- a CDS encoding dihydrofolate reductase family protein, whose translation MGKLILYIATSLDGYVARSSGEVDWLFTDQDYGYEAFYETCDRLLMGRNTYEQIQSWGDYPYPDKQGFVFSQTIQQDHDDNVTFVSSDLVSFVNNLKNQDGKDIWLVGGAAIAKTCLENNLVDKFILSIHPIILGEGIALFPPPLPTLNLKLEDLQVFNTGLVQITYQVDLATPE comes from the coding sequence ATGGGTAAATTAATCTTGTATATTGCAACGAGCTTGGATGGCTATGTTGCGCGTAGTTCTGGTGAGGTGGACTGGCTTTTTACTGATCAGGATTATGGCTATGAGGCTTTTTACGAAACCTGCGATCGCCTTTTGATGGGGCGCAATACCTATGAGCAGATCCAGTCTTGGGGAGATTATCCTTACCCAGACAAGCAAGGTTTTGTATTTTCACAAACTATTCAGCAAGATCACGATGACAACGTGACTTTTGTATCTAGCGATTTAGTGAGTTTTGTTAATAATCTAAAAAATCAAGATGGTAAGGATATTTGGCTAGTTGGTGGAGCGGCGATCGCCAAAACCTGTTTAGAAAATAATTTAGTTGATAAATTTATCCTATCGATTCACCCCATAATTTTAGGCGAAGGGATAGCTTTATTCCCGCCCCCGCTACCTACACTAAATTTAAAACTAGAGGATTTGCAAGTATTTAATACAGGCTTGGTGCAGATTACCTACCAAGTGGATTTGGCAACTCCTGAGTGA
- a CDS encoding rhodanese-related sulfurtransferase: protein MSRIKQINRLQAQVIEAKAKAQANNQDDLELCVVAAFYHFTDLPDYETMRNPLKEFCDAHQLKGTILLAKEGINSTISGSREAIDALLSYLRSDPRLQNLEHKESYCQGVPFQRMKVRLKKEIVTLGVPDIDPRHRVGKYVDPKDWNDLIADPEVIVIDTRNNYEVEFGTFQGAINPNLETFGEFPTYVQEQLNPEKHQKIAMFCTGGIRCEKASAYMLSQGFSEVYHLKGGILKYLEEVPSEESVWEGECFVFDDRVSVNSI from the coding sequence ATGAGTAGGATTAAGCAAATCAATCGTCTGCAAGCACAAGTTATAGAAGCAAAAGCAAAGGCTCAAGCCAATAATCAAGACGATCTTGAGCTTTGTGTAGTGGCAGCTTTTTATCACTTTACAGACTTGCCCGATTATGAAACTATGCGGAATCCTCTCAAGGAATTTTGTGATGCTCATCAACTCAAAGGCACAATTCTGCTAGCAAAAGAGGGCATTAACTCTACGATCTCAGGTAGCCGTGAAGCGATCGATGCCTTGCTGAGCTATTTGCGGAGTGATCCCCGTCTCCAAAACCTAGAACATAAAGAATCCTATTGCCAAGGGGTTCCATTCCAACGTATGAAAGTACGACTAAAAAAAGAGATCGTTACCTTAGGAGTCCCAGATATTGATCCGCGTCATCGCGTTGGTAAATATGTTGATCCCAAGGATTGGAACGACCTGATTGCTGATCCTGAAGTAATTGTGATTGATACGCGCAATAACTATGAAGTGGAATTTGGTACATTTCAAGGTGCGATCAACCCTAATCTCGAAACCTTTGGGGAATTTCCTACCTATGTACAGGAGCAATTAAATCCTGAGAAACATCAAAAAATTGCGATGTTCTGCACAGGTGGAATTCGTTGCGAAAAGGCTAGTGCCTATATGTTATCTCAAGGATTTTCTGAGGTTTATCACCTTAAGGGTGGCATTCTCAAATATTTAGAAGAAGTACCATCAGAAGAAAGTGTTTGGGAAGGTGAGTGCTTTGTATTTGATGATCGCGTTAGTGTTAATTCAATCTAG